In one Culex quinquefasciatus strain JHB chromosome 2, VPISU_Cqui_1.0_pri_paternal, whole genome shotgun sequence genomic region, the following are encoded:
- the LOC6048677 gene encoding tryptophan--tRNA ligase, mitochondrial has translation MFQRLSCLRLVRPAVRNASTEAVTPTWPRKIFSGVQPTGALHIGNYLGAIKRWVDLQNSGEDVTYCIVDLHSITLPQDPDLLRHNSLQMAATLLACGINPAKSTLFLQSGVPQHAELSWILGCMTTMARLTHLPQYKEKSAKLKEIPLGLYIYPVLQAADIMLYKATHVPVGEDQVQHLQLAQSLARAFNNRFGATFPFCNPIISDDTSCRLKSLRDPTKKMSKSDPDPKSCIMLTDKADAIREKIRKSVTDFTSEVTFEPETRPGVANLLTIHSLASGKSPQLICEEAKGLNTGQYKGLVADALVAHLEPIRADIDRYLADPGYLATVIDEGCERARETAERTLHEVKEKVGMNGFSLARLSEVARKERVE, from the exons ACTCCCACCTGGCCCCGCAAAATCTTCTCCGGCGTCCAACCCACCGGTGCACTCCACATCGGCAACTACCTCGGCGCCATCAAGCGCTGGGTCGACCTGCAAAACTCGGGCGAGGACGTCACGTACTGCATCGTCGATCTGCACTCAATCACACTACCCCAGGACCCGGACTTGCTCCGGCACAACAGTCTCCAGATGGCGGCCACGCTACTAGCTTGCGGAATCAACCCCGCCAAATCGACGCTCTTTTTGCAATCCGGAGTTCCGCAGCACGCGGAGCTATCTTGGATTCTGGGCTGCATGACCACGATGGCGCGGCTGACGCACTTGCCGCAGTACAAGGAGAAGTCGGCGAAGCTGAAGGAGATTCCGCTGGGGTTGTACATCTATCCGGTGCTGCAAGCCGCGGACATTATGCTTTACAAGGCGACGCATGTGCCTGTGGGTGAGGATCAGGTTCAGCACCTGCAGTTGGCGCAGTCGCTGGCGAGGGCGTTCAATAACCGGTTTGGGGCGACGTTCCCGTTCTGCAACCCGATCATTTCCG ACGACACCAGCTGCCGGCTCAAATCGCTCCGCGATCCAACGAAAAAGATGTCCAAATCGGATCCCGACCCCAAGAGCTGCATCATGTTGACGGACAAAGCGGACGCGATTCGGGAAAAGATTCGGAAATCCGTCACCGACTTTACCTCCGAGGTAACGTTCGAACCGGAAACGCGCCCGGGTGTGGCCAACCTGCTGACGATTCATTCGCTAGCGAGCGGGAAAAGTCCGCAGCTGATTTGCGAAGAGGCTAAGGGATTGAATACCGGTCAGTATAAGGGACTGGTGGCGGACGCGTTGGTTGCGCATCTGGAGCCGATTCGGGCGGATATTGACCGGTATTTGGCGGACCCAGGGTATTTGGCGACGGTTATTGACGAGGGTTGCGAGAGGGCACGAGAGACGGCGGAAAGGACGCTGCACGAGGTGAAGGAGAAGGTTGGGATGAATGGGTTTAGCTTGGCGCGGTTATCGGAAGTGGCGAGGAAAGAACGGGTTGAATAA
- the LOC6048676 gene encoding zinc finger protein 79 — MEGTGKKSRKKVDPKVLEACMSAVRSGEKSFYAASKSYGIPTSTIRYRMSDEWKNRAQKGSGTVLTPAEEKRIIGWLQDSEAKGLPVGKQTLLFKIRDLLVENPRPTPFKDNVPGRKWLTGFLKRHQGKVTLRTAEAVIAAGPSSSRDPADETKDIKQERLEEIFAEPITILKGHKSEPPSTFCSLCLRQCLEEQIQEFSSYQSWNGASCEDRRGKLEQMLGGVQIDGDICRTCWRMVELAVDFRQSCLKIVEMKERFPVGVARKDGDVEEWFAGGTLEGLGRTRKMVQDHVERVEFAEVSLRNEINMKVEKGSDDDMALLEEDTDFCEDHFEADAGSNPDESTENVEEPSDEPDLTLAESIPIPLFTCTSCNRSFESKVSLHVHLNYCDSSKTEPIRTFSCTVCSADFMCRESLTGHLNKHKGIKPFQCSKPSCTKTFYSPMTLRVHERGCGSSPFVCALCGVTTKTLSSYRAHQETHNERTLACPDCDKKFSSRTYLKKHQKVHTNARNYPCTECGKTFKTNYAARVHMRIHTQEKPFSCAICGMGFAYKCLVKPHMEKNHEGAI, encoded by the exons ATGGAGGGCACCGGCAAAAAGAGTCGCAAAAAGGTCGACCCCAAAGTGCTGGAAGCTTGCATGAGCGCGGTTCGTTCCGGGGAAAAATCCTTCTACGCCGCCAGCAAGTCCTACGGCATTCCGACCTCCACCATCCGCTACCGGATGAGCGATGAATGGAAGAACCGAGCTCAGAAAGGGTCGGGCACGGTGCTGACGCCGGCCGAGGAGAAACGGATCATTGGCTGGCTGCAGGACAGCGAGGCAAAGGGTCTTCCGGTGGGGAAGCAAACGCTTCTTTTTAAGATTAGAGATTTGCTCGTGGAAAACCCGCGACCGACACCGTTTAAGGACAATGTTCCGG GTCGGAAGTGGCTCACTGGATTTCTCAAGCGTCATCAAGGAAAAGTAACGCTGCGAACCGCTGAAGCGGTAATTGCGGCCGGACCATCCAGCAGTCGCGACCCCGCCGATGAAACCAAGGATATCAAGCAGGAACGCTTGGAGGAAATTTTCGCCGAGCCGATAACCATCCTAAAGGGCCACAAATCGGAACCTCCTTCAACGTTTTGCTCGCTCTGTTTGCGGCAATGCTTGGAGGAGCAGATCCAGGAATTTTCCTCCTACCAGAGTTGGAACGGGGCCAGCTGCGAAGATCGTCGGGGGAAGTTGGAGCAGATGCTGGGAGGCGTGCAGATTGACGGGGACATTTGTCGGACCTGTTGGCGCATGGTCGAGCTGGCCGTGGACTTCCGGCAGAGCTGCTTGAAGATAGTTGAGATGAAGGAGAGGTTTCCGGTTGGAGTTGCGAGGAAGGATGGGGACGTGGAAGAATGGTTTGCTGGAGGAACCTTGGAAGGTTTGGGTCGAACGCGGAAGATGGTGCAGGATCATGTGGAGCGCGTAGAGTTCGCGGAGGTCAGTTTGAGGAATGAAATCAACATGAAAGTAGAGAAGGGTTCTGACGATGATATGGCTTTGTTGGAAGAAGATACGGATTTTTGTGAAGATCACTTCGAAGCAGACGCTGGAAGCAATCCTGATGAATCAACAGAGAACGTGGAAGAACCCAGCGATGAACCAGACTTAACTCTGGCCGAAAGCATCCCAATTCCACTGTTCACTTGTACCAGCTGCAACAGATCGTTCGAGAGCAAAGTGTCGCTGCACGTCCATCTGAACTACTGCGACAGTTCGAAAACGGAACCTATCCGCACGTTCAGCTGCACAGTCTGCTCGGCGGATTTCATGTGCCGCGAGTCGTTGACCGGCCACCTCAACAAGCACAAAGGAATCAAACCGTTCCAGTGTTCCAAACCCAGCTGCACCAAGACCTTCTACAGTCCGATGACGCTGCGCGTCCACGAGCGAGGTTGCGGCTCGTCCCCGTTCGTTTGTGCGCTGTGCGGAGTGACCACCAAGACCCTTTCGAGCTACAGAGCGCATCAGGAGACACATAACGAGCGTACGCTGGCCTGTCCGGATTGTGATAAGAAGTTCTCGTCGAG GACCTACCTCAAAAAGCACCAGAAGGTGCACACGAACGCACGGAACTACCCGTGTACGGAGTGCGGGAAGACGTTCAAGACGAACTATGCGGCGCGGGTTCATATGAGGATTCACACGCAGGAGAAGCCGTTTAGTTGTGCGATTTGTGGGATGGGATTCGCGTACAAATGCTTAGTGAAACCGCACATGGAGAAGAACCACGAGGGAGCGATTTAA
- the LOC6048675 gene encoding gastrula zinc finger protein XlCGF62.1: MPSRKKHENNCKGMNLLEVNFGQESSATCSETMEMQLPTEIRVYPCKNCPRKFDTEGGLSKHAWRCKEPDQNRQLHTCEICSMEFLNAKNLDAHMNKHNGIKPYRCKNESCGMHFYGKLEMYAHGRVCGKDKPICQLCGRQLSSEVTLRAHMETHAEEPTAECETCGKKFKTKKLLKTHQAVHSDERKFSCDECGKAYKTLYALKVHRRNHMEVKPFSCTVCGKGFVYKCLVKPHMDKHHGRGD, encoded by the exons ATGCCTAGtcgaaagaaacacgaaaacaaTTGCAAGGGAATGAATTTGTTAGAGGTAAATTTTGGGCAAGAATCTTCGGCAACATGCAGCGAGACCATGGAGATGCAGCTACCAACAGAGATACGGGTTTATCCGTgcaaaaattgtccaagaaagTTCGACACCGAAGGAGGATTGAGTAAACATGCTTGGAGATGCAAAGAACCAGATCAGAACCGTCAGCTTCACACATGCGAGATCTGTTCGATGGAATTTCTCAATGCTAAAAATCTTGATGCGCACATGAATAAGCACAACG GAATCAAACCGTACAGGTGCAAAAACGAAAGCTGCGGCATGCACTTTTACGGCAAGCTTGAAATGTACGCGCACGGCCGAGTTTGTGGCAAGGACAAACCCATCTGCCAGCTGTGTGGCCGCCAGCTGTCCTCGGAGGTGACGTTGCGGGCGCACATGGAAACCCACGCGGAGGAGCCCACCGCCGAGTGTGAAACGTGCggcaaaaagtttaaaacgAAAAAGCTCCTCAAAACGCACCAGGCGGTCCACTCGGACGAGCGGAAGTTTTCGTGCGACGAGTGCGGGAAGGCGTACAAAACGTTGTACGCGCTCAAAGTGCACCGGCGGAATCACATGGAGGTGAAGCCGTTCAGCTGTACCGTTTGCGGGAAGGGGTTCGTGTACAAGTGTCTCGTGAAGCCGCATATGGATAAGCATCATGGGAGAGGGGATTGA
- the LOC6048674 gene encoding zinc finger and SCAN domain-containing protein 2: MVFLSKMKLSRRAVGRKRHEKNLAEKAAKLAAQRSLLLSNLEQEPTPDDPEPPQSNNLPEEPEFLLEIKEERLEEVFDPNPVRNSHNSESPTLFCSLCLRQCSEEQIQEFSSYQSWNGASCEDRRGKLEQMLGGVQIVGDICRTCWRMVELAVDFRQSCLKMGELKERFPVGVAGKGVDEEEWFAGGTLEGLGRTRKMVQDHVERVGFAEVSLRNEIDMKLEEGSGDDDEDHEEDLESNSNESTENVEEPGDEPDLTPAEPIPIPLFTCSTCNRSFESKGSLHIHQNYCNSSKTIRTYSCTICSANFMCYASLIGHLNKHKGVKPFQCSKPSCTKTFYSRVEWRHHELSCGASPFVCALCGVTIKSYSAFKAHKAKHTERTFPCPNCEKKFPSRTHLRKHQTVHTNARNYPCTECDKAFKSSYAARVHMRIHTQEKPFSCAICGMGFSYKCLVKPHMEKNHEGAI; this comes from the exons ATGGTATTTTTGTCCAAAATGAAATTATCCAGAAGAGCAGTTGGAAGAAAAAGGCATGAGAAAAATTTGGCCGAAAAAGCTGCCAAGCTAGCTGCCCAGCGTTCCTTGCTTttgtcaa ATCTCGAGCAGGAACCCACTCCCGATGACCCGGAACCACCCCAAAGCAACAACCTTCCCGAGGAGCCGGAATTCCTGCTGGAAATCAAGGAGGAACGACTGGAGGAAGTTTTCGATCCGAACCCCGTCCGGAACAGCCACAACTCGGAATCACCAACATTGTTCTGCTCGCTCTGTCTGCGGCAATGCTCGGAGGAGCAGATCCAGGAATTTTCCTCCTACCAGAGTTGGAATGGGGCCAGCTGCGAAGATCGTCGGGGGAAGTTGGAGCAGATGCTGGGAGGCGTGCAGATTGTCGGGGACATTTGTCGGACCTGCTGGCGCATGGTCGAACTGGCCGTGGACTTCCGGCAGAGCTGCTTGAAGATGGGTGAGTTGAAGGAGAGGTTTCCGGTTGGAGTTGCGGGAAAGGGTGTGGACGAGGAGGAATGGTTTGCTGGAGGAACCTTGGAAGGTTTGGGTCGAACGCGGAAGATGGTGCAGGATCATGTGGAGCGCGTAGGGTTCGCGGAGGTCAGTTTGAGGAATGAAATTGACATGAAGTTAGAGGAGGGTTCTGGTGACGATGATGAAGATCACGAAGAAGATCTTGAAAGCAATTCTAACGAATCAACGGAAAACGTGGAAGAACCTGGCGATGAGCCAGACTTAACACCAGCCGAACCCATCCCAATTCCGCTGTTCACATGCTCAACCTGCAACAGATCGTTCGAGAGCAAAGGCTCGTTGCACATCCATCAGAACTATTGCAACAGTTCGAAAACGATCCGCACGTACAGCTGCACAATCTGTTCCGCAAATTTCATGTGCTACGCATCGTTAATCGGTCACCTCAACAAGCACAAAGGAGTCAAACCGTTCCAGTGTTCCAAACCAAGCTGCACCAAGACCTTCTACAGTCGGGTGGAGTGGCGCCACCACGAGCTAAGTTGTGGCGCGTCCCCATTCGTTTGTGCGCTGTGCGGGGTGACCATCAAGAGCTATTCCGCTTTCAAAGCGCACAAGGCCAAACATACAGAGCGTACCTTCCCATGCCCGAATTGTGAGAAGAAATTCCCTTCAAG AACGCATCTCAGAAAGCACCAGACAGTGCACACGAACGCACGGAACTACCCGTGTACGGAGTGCGATAAGGCGTTCAAGAGCAGCTATGCGGCGCGGGTTCACATGAGGATTCACACGCAGGAGAAGCCGTTTAGTTGTGCAATTTGCGGGATGGGATTTTCGTACAAATGCTTGGTGAAGCCGCACATGGAGAAGAACCACGAGGGAGCGATTTAA
- the LOC119766708 gene encoding zinc finger protein 2-like, translated as MEFLCPQTLEAHMNKHNGIKPYRCKNESCGKHFYGKGELYRHNMLCGKDKPICPLCGVQLSSKGTLKAHMETHAEEPVAGCDTCGKKFKSTKSLKRHQAVHSDERNYPCGVCGKALKSANALYVHRRIHTQEKPYSCTVCGQRFAYKCLVKPHVKKCHAEEG; from the exons ATGGAATTTCTCTGTCCTCAAACTCTTGAAGCGCACATGAATAAGCACAACG GAATCAAACCGTACAGATGCAAAAACGAAAGCTGCGGCAAGCACTTTTACGGAAAAGGTGAACTGTACCGGCACAACATGCTTTGTGGCAAGGACAAGCCCATCTGTCCGCTCTGTGGCGTCCAGCTGTCCTCGAAGGGAACGCTGAAGGCGCACATGGAAACCCACGCGGAAGAGCCCGTGGCCGGGTGCGACACGTGCGGTAAAAAGTTCAAATCGACAAAGAGTCTCAAGCGGCACCAGGCGGTCCACTCGGACGAGCGGAACTATCCGTGCGGGGTGTGCGGCAAGGCGCTCAAGTCGGCGAATGCACTGTACGTGCACCGGCGGATTCACACGCAGGAAAAGCCGTACAGCTGCACCGTTTGCGGGCAACGGTTCGCGTACAAATGTTTGGTGAAGCCGCACGTGAAGAAGTGCCACGCGGAGGAGGGTTGA
- the LOC6048672 gene encoding zinc finger protein 782: MKRWIKIRQAQQQVVQLEKVEEPVQTAEQDFPEAFQACRTEADAPQETPSEDQQVIKTESIEIFHELLHPEVPAKPDPTQENVFCCLCLRIYPPAKFVQFSSQQTWNCLDVAQVQTQLANVLGLQIDLTEQGALCRSCWALTELLADFRTCCWKAAEWRERFTVGIETKGTSREGWLKRAGVDVVAKTRMIIVDHMEQIEQAEVKARIEAEQIVGPDEDSFQDGLDSTDDGKSKIVEQSVEMVEEIREIQVHSCPNCQQKFEGKNSMIIHLHYCKQSDRIKPKKRHTCPICSADFNAPKELQDHLNKHKGIKPYKCRRGNCNRHFYTNKDRIRHEARCGKEKPICPECGLQSATPDTLKVHMETHGEATHPCDICGKLFKAKSTCKKHRLIHTDRDFPCSVCKKSLKSTAALRVHMRIHTQEKPHFCHICGQGFAYKCLVKPHIKRCHSGEG; the protein is encoded by the exons ATGAAACGATGGATAAAAATTAGACAAGCTCAGCAACAGGTCGTTCAATTGGAAAAAGTGGAAGAACCAGTGCAAACTGCAGAGCAGGATTTTCCGGAAG CTTTCCAAGCATGTAGAACCGAAGCAGACGCCCCTCAGGAGACTCCATCGGAAGATCAGCAAGTCATCAAAACGGAATCAATTGAAATCTTCCACGAATTACTTCACCCGGAAGTACCCGCCAAGCCGGACCCAACTCAGGAAAACGTATTCTGCTGCCTCTGCCTGCGAATCTACCCGCCGGCCAAATTTGTCCAATTCTCGTCCCAGCAGACGTGGAACTGCCTGGACGTGGCCCAAGTCCAGACACAACTAGCCAATGTTCTGGGCCTACAAATCGACCTCACCGAGCAAGGAGCCCTTTGCCGGTCCTGTTGGGCCCTCACGGAACTGTTGGCCGACTTTCGGACGTGCTGCTGGAAGGCCGCAGAATGGCGTGAGCGGTTCACCGTTGGGATCGAGACCAAGGGAACGTCCAGGGAAGGTTGGCTCAAGAGGGCTGGGGTGGACGTTGTGGCGAAAACGAGGATGATTATCGTAGACCACATGGAGCAGATTGAGCAGGCGGAAGTTAAGGCGCGGATTGAGGCGGAGCAGATTGTTGGACCGGATGAGGATTCGTTTCAAGATGGTCTGGATTCAACGGACGATGGCAAATCCAAAATTGTTGAACAAAGCGTTGAAATGGTTGAAGAAATTCGGGAAATTCAAGTCCATTCGTGTCCAAACTGCCAGCAAAAGTTTGAAGGAAAAAATAGTATGATTATTCATTTGCATTACTGCAAACAGTCAGATCGAATAAAGCCAAAGAAACGACACACGTGTCCGATCTGTTCTGCCGATTTTAACGCGCCAAAAGAGCTGCAAGATCACCTCAACAAGCATAAAG GTATCAAACCGTACAAGTGTCGAAGGGGAAATTGCAATCGTCATTTCTACACCAATAAGGATCGGATTCGTCACGAAGCAAGATGTGGCAAGGAGAAGCCAATCTGCCCGGAATGTGGCCTTCAGTCAGCCACGCCAGACACGTTGAAGGTCCACATGGAAACCCACGGAGAGGCGACCCACCCGTGTGATATCTGCGGCAAGCTGTTCAAAgcaaa ATCCACCTGCAAAAAACATCGCTTGATCCACACCGATCGGGACTTTCCCTGCAGTGTGTGTAAAAAGTCGCTGAAATCGACGGCAGCGCTGCGGGTTCATATGCGCATTCACACCCAGGAAAAGCCCCACTTTTGCCACATCTGCGGCCAGGGATTCGCGTACAAGTGCTTGGTTAAGCCGCACATTAAGAGGTGCCACTCGGGAGAGGGTTGA
- the LOC6048671 gene encoding gastrula zinc finger protein xFG20-1 — protein MAKQKTQILSPNLLVPLPSAARQDTTVPETCPEPTATYNLTEPLLEIFKEEPQLEIFEEEPPMLDIPPDALEPLIEVILVPKPEPPIPTDTDPFPEVGLFCSLCLRPCTSDQVVELSAKPRGRDKLALLLGVEIEVEQNAICRSCWIMVETFADFREGCLKAAAWRVRFSFGLDEIGDDWLSKENVEVMARTRKVVQEHVERIEMAEAEARNRQDSSANELPEEKPALKDEHDWVEDASYPDSPEGPPKKEYIELSSIKPYECRKRDCNKRFHVYNQRAKHERKCKGKQSLNSSVDQESSAAEEIILKVHPCSKCPRRFDTKAGFLTHNQKCKGPVESPQLSRCSICSMEFRFPKKLEVHMNKHNGIKPFKCRTEGCDKHFYGKVALNRHAEHCGRDKPICPLCGLQLSSRGGLNAHLKIHAGEPAAECDTCGKKFKSKKSLTRHQLVHSDERNYPCDECGKALKSANALTVHRRIHTKEKPFGCVICGQGFAYKCLVKPHVKKCHAGEDKKARLAQIDRWKKIKQAQLQDIEKIKKEEPEQVPEQCLYEAFQQCNFEPAPELQQVVKTESIEIFHELLPPEEPPAETPETPFCCLCLRIYHPAKFVQFSPQQSWNCLDVVQVQEQLTSVLGLEIDLTEHVARVCRSCWALTELLADFRTCCMKAAEWRERFSTGIETKETSREGWLKRAAVDVVAKTRMIIVDHVERIEQAEIKARNEAEQIAGPDKDSFQDGLESVVDQLDATEDNKSKIVEQSVEMVEEIREIEVHSCPNCEKKFEGKNSMIIHLHYCKKTAPNKSKKRFTCSICFADFNYQKNLQDHLNKHKGIKPYKCRRENCNHHSYTVKERIHHEKICGKDKPICPECGLQLASPDTLKAHLGTHRAAAHPCDICDKLFKSKKTLKKHRLIHAEDRVYFPCSVCEKSLKSMAALRVHMRIHTQEKPHACHICGQGFAYKCLVKPHIKRCH, from the exons ATGGCAAAGCAGAAAACTCAAATACTTAGTCCAAATTTGTTGGTCCCTTTGCCCTCGGCGGCTCGGCAAG ACACCACAGTTCCGGAAACATGTCCGGAGCCCACCGCCACCTACAACCTCACGGAACCGCTGCTGGAAATATTCAAAGAGGAGCCCCAGCTGGAAATTTTCGAGGAAGAACCACCCATGCTGGACATCCCGCCCGACGCGCTCGAACCCCTAATCGAAGTCATACTCGTACCAAAACCGGAACCACCCATTCCCACCGACACCGATCCCTTCCCGGAAGTGGGCCTCTTTTGCTCCCTCTGTCTACGTCCATGCACCTCCGACCAGGTGGTCGAGCTCTCCGCCAAACCGAGAGGACGGGACAAGTTGGCGCTACTTTTGGGCGTGGAGATTGAGGTTGAACAGAATGCCATTTGCCGGTCCTGTTGGATCATGGTGGAAACGTTTGCGGACTTTCGGGAGGGTTGTCTGAAGGCGGCTGCTTGGAGGGTGCGATTTTCGTTTGGGTTGGACGAGATTGGGGACGATTGGTTGTCCAAGGAGAACGTGGAGGTGATGGCGAGGACGCGAAAGGTGGTTCAGGAACACGTGGAACGCATTGAAATGGCCGAGGCTGAGGCGCGGAACAGGCAGGATTCGAGTGCGAATGAGTTGCCGGAAGAGAAGCCAGCGCTGAAAGATGAACATGATTGGGTGGAGGACGCGAGCTATCCAGATTCCCCGGAGGGACCGCCTAAGAAAGAGTACATTGAATTGTCCA gcATCAAACCCTACGAGTGCCGTAAAAGAGATTGCAACAAACGCTTCCATGTTTACAATCAACGAGCTAAACACGAAAGAAAGTGCAAGGGAAAACAGTCGTTGAATTCAAGTGTTGATCAGGAATCATCAGCTGCCGAGGAAATAATACTGAAAGTTCACCCGTGCAGTAAATGCCCAAGGAGATTCGACACCAAAGCCGGGTTCCTGACGCATAACCAAAAGTGCAAAGGACCTGTTGAGAGCCCTCAGCTTAGCCGCTGCTCAATCTGCTCGATGGAGTTTCGCTTTCCAAAGAAGCTTGAAGTGCACATGAACAAGCACAATG GAATCAAACCGTTCAAATGCCGCACTGAAGGCTGCGACAAGCATTTCTACGGCAAAGTTGCACTTAACCGACATGCGGAGCATTGTGGCAGGGACAAACCGATTTGTCCGCTGTGCGGACTCCAGCTGTCCTCGAGGGGAGGGCTGAACGCGCACTTGAAAATCCACGCCGGAGAGCCCGCCGCCGAGTGCGACACGTGCGGGAAAAAGTTCAAGTCTAAAAAGAGTCTCACGCGGCACCAGCTGGTCCATTCGGACGAGCGGAACTATCCGTGCGACGAGTGCGGGAAGGCGCTCAAGTCGGCGAATGCACTGACCGTGCACCGGCGGATTCACACGAAGGAGAAGCCGTTTGGTTGTGTCATTTGTGGGCAAGGGTTCGCGTACAAATGTTTGGTGAAGCCGCACGTGAAGAAGTGCCACGCGGGAGAGGAT AAAAAAGCCCGACTAGCGCAGATTGATCGATGGAAGAAAATTAAACAGGCCCAGCTACAGGATATTGAAAAGATTAAAAAGGAAGAACCGGAACAGGTTCCAGAGCAATGCTTGTACGAAG CTTTCCAGCAGTGCAACTTCGAACCTGCACCGGAACTGCAACAAGTGGTTAAAACGGAATCAATCGAAATTTTCCACGAACTACTTCCCCCGGAAGAACCACCCGCAGAAACTCCCGAAACCCCATTCTGCTGCCTCTGCCTCCGAATCTACCATCCGGCCAAGTTTGTCCAGTTCTCGCCCCAGCAGTCGTGGAACTGCCTGGACGTGGTCCAGGTCCAGGAGCAGCTCACCAGTGTGCTGGGCCTCGAAATTGACCTCACCGAGCACGTAGCACGTGTTTGCCGATCCTGCTGGGCCCTCACGGAACTGTTGGCCGACTTTCGGACGTGCTGCATGAAGGCCGCCGAGTGGCGTGAGCGGTTTAGCACGGGGATCGAGACCAAGGAAACGTCCAGGGAAGGTTGGCTCAAGAGGGCTGCGGTGGACGTAGTGGCGAAAACGAGGATGATCATTGTGGACCACGTGGAGAGGATTGAGCAGGCGGAAATTAAGGCGCGGAATGAGGCGGAGCAGATTGCTGGACCGGATAAGGATTCGTTTCAAGATGGTCTGGAAAGCGTGGTTGACCAATTGGATGCAACGGAAGATAACAAATCCAAAATCGTTGAACAAAGCGTTGAAATGGTCGAAGAAATTCGGGAAATCGAAGTCCATTCATGTCCAAACTGCGAGAAGAAGTTTGAAGGCAAAAATAGCATGATTATTCATTTGCATTACTGCAAAAAAACCGCTCCAAATAAGTCCAAAAAAAGGTTCACGTGTTCGATCTGCTTTGCTGATTTCAACTATCAAAAAAACTTACAAGATCACCTCAACAAGCATAAAG gtATCAAACCGTACAAGTGCCGCAGGGAAAATTGCAATCACCATTCCTACACCGTTAAGGAGCGGATCCATCACGAGAAAATATGTGGCAAAGATAAGCCAATCTGTCCGGAGTGTGGCCTTCAGTTGGCCTCACCGGACACCTTGAAAGCCCACTTGGGAACCCACCGAGCGGCGGCCCACCCCTGTGATATCTGCGACAAGCTGTTCAAATCAAA aaaaactctcaaaaaacACCGCTTGATCCACGCCGAAGATCGTGTTTATTTCCCCTGCAGCGTGTGCGAAAAGTCGCTGAAATCGATGGCAGCGCTGCGCGTGCATATGCGCATTCACACACAGGAAAAGCCCCACGCTTGCCACATCTGCGGCCAGGGATTCGCGTACAAGTGCTTGGTTAAGCCGCACATTAAGAGGTGCCACTAG